The following nucleotide sequence is from Apodemus sylvaticus chromosome 2, mApoSyl1.1, whole genome shotgun sequence.
tctccctctccctcctctcttctccgaGGCTGGGTCTTCCATACCGAATCTGTCCTCACTTATCGAGTAGCTGAAGGTGATCTTGGCCTTGcgctcttccttcttcctaacCCTGGAGTGAtgggttgctttgtttttgaaacaggtctTATTTACAAAGCTGACCTGACCGAGTGCCACACAGGCCTGCCCCTCCTTCTGCACTCACCTCCCAGCCTCTGGAGGCACAGATCATCTCTGTTGTTCAGCCTGACTTCACGTGCTGGGGAGAGacagctctgtggttaagagctccagctgttcttccagaggacccgggttctagtcccagcacccacatacccTTCACAAaggtctctaactccagttccaggggatatggcACGTTCTTCTGACCTCGGTGGGTCTttcctgtacacacatgcacacacatacacatacacctttTAGAAACATGccctaggactggagagatggctcactggttaagagcactgaactgctcttgcagaggtcctgagttcaattcccagcaaccacatgctggctcacaaccatctctaataggatctgatgccttcttctgtctggtgtggctgaagacagctacagtgtactcatcatttatatatatatatataaatcttaaaaaaaaaaaaaaaaaaagaaagaaagaaacatgccCCAGAGGGTGTGgtagtgtatacctttaatcccagcattctgggaggccgaagcaggcagatctctgaaagttctaggccaacctagtctacaaagcCAGTTTCAGAATAGCCAAGGCTATTATACAGAGAGACTCTacatcaaacaaaacaacaaaccaaaacccccaaaacaaaataaaaccagaaagaaGGAAACCGGCTTTAGAAGCCCCAGACATGAGGGATAGAAAAGGAAATCACCTGTATTCTGGAGCTCACTTTGCAATCCTGACCATTCTTTATTTAGTATGTTGCTATACGTACTTTCCAAAGAATTTTGCTCTCATGGGTGAGGATACCTTTGCGTTCGAGTTGGGCTTTGTGATCTGTCGGTACACAGGAGTCTTTCTGGCCACTATAATCTGATCCACAGTCACCAGCTGCTGCACCAGCTCAGCGACGGCTTGTAACCCTTGGGCTTTGGTCCTCAGTATGTCCCATACACCTTCATGCGTCACATTTACTAAACCGTCTGCTCCCACTCCAATGAAGAAGTTCCCAGCTTGGTGAAATGCAGTCATTTCCGCCATCACCTTTTGGGCAGCTAAGCCCGCGTTCTCTGCCAGGGTTTTAGGCAGAGAACTCAGGGCTTGAGCAAATGCTTGGAAGGCCAGACCGTTGGGGCCAGCCAGTCGGCTTCCTTTGTCTACCAGCATTTTTGCCAGAGCCATCTCGGTGGCACCAGCTCCTGGCAGCAGTCTAGGATCTTGACACAGCTGAGAAAATGCATCAATGCCATAGTAGACAGCCTGCTCTGCACCCCGAAGTCCCTGGATGGTGGGTCCCCTAAGGACCACTGAGAGAAAAGGTGCAATCTCGTTTTCCCACTCAAACATTATCATTGCACTATCTCCAAACTCCTTCCTGTAAACCTTGTGGCACTTCCCAGGCTCCAGGGGAGGAAGGAGCCGACTGAGCAGAGGAGTCCCCAGCTTCTCACTCAGGTAGACAATTTCCTTTCGGGACTTGGCTTGAATTACCATGATGCCACACAAGTCCGCCTGTTCCACCGACTTCTCATTAACTTCGCCCAAGACCACCGCCACGTTAATGTCCATAGCGGCCAGTTGGACTATTTCCTTTTCCACTTTTTCGGCTTGTTTCCGAAATCTTAGTAGTTCGTCTGGGTTGGAGAGACG
It contains:
- the Cct8l2 gene encoding T-complex protein 1 subunit theta-like 2, translated to MAISPPSRATQTKIQSGLELPRPLKPGLEKNPESQDEPSYILRATAAAQTLAGIIRSCYGPFGRQKFLVTAKGESVCTGHAAAILKALELEHPAAQFVQELAQTQAENTGDGTAFVVLLTEALLEQAHYLLRAGLTPSQLREALATATAHVLTALPSLAIRSLGPLEDPSWALYSVMNTHTLSNADYLTKLVAQVCWVSREPNGSFKPESIVVCILQGGTLTDSRIFPGVAIAGKLCGEKTEVLSDAKVALFDCPFGPTNLLSLATPRLSNPDELLRFRKQAEKVEKEIVQLAAMDINVAVVLGEVNEKSVEQADLCGIMVIQAKSRKEIVYLSEKLGTPLLSRLLPPLEPGKCHKVYRKEFGDSAMIMFEWENEIAPFLSVVLRGPTIQGLRGAEQAVYYGIDAFSQLCQDPRLLPGAGATEMALAKMLVDKGSRLAGPNGLAFQAFAQALSSLPKTLAENAGLAAQKVMAEMTAFHQAGNFFIGVGADGLVNVTHEGVWDILRTKAQGLQAVAELVQQLVTVDQIIVARKTPVYRQITKPNSNAKVSSPMRAKFFGKYV